A single genomic interval of Anopheles darlingi chromosome X, idAnoDarlMG_H_01, whole genome shotgun sequence harbors:
- the LOC125957665 gene encoding uncharacterized protein LOC125957665: MSQRISNIPRRQAIPILYTRGTHYEVGYDVGRTFAAIIKNFLQLSGPLNETYLPLYNTEEGRKVYNATLESVKRSFPQYVRELEGTADGAQVEFHKLFLLHLDEILPVAVDGTNSINQPIGCSTICVNEPDCEILAHTEDALSEVLNHYYFVSAHIVSDSPQGKYNVIEERFTSLCYAGHLPGYTMNYNHHGLVFSINTLSARSLVSGKTPRHFITRALLSAENFIQAQQILRDNGVGAADGCSINMTFLRQEGDRLFHNAEMGPATVGADQSHLNIFTASPGESIIHANKYLRLPVPEMTGLIIDSSIERMKTFGGFQAPKTVHDVIRMLGDTSARDHAVFRESGPKDVIKTVCVGIFDCIKRTWTLYSDNPKFNAPLVVLPLTLREH, translated from the exons atgTCTCAGCGGATCAGCAATATCCCGCGCCGCCAGGCCATACCGATACTGTACACGCGCGGTACACACTACGAGGTCGGCTACGATGTG GGACGTACGTTTGCGGCGATCATCAAGAACTTTCTGCAACTGTCCGGACCGCTGAACGAGACGTACCTACCACTGTACAACACCGAGGAGGGTC gtAAGGTGTACAATGCCACACTGGAGAGCGTGAAGCGATCGTTCCCGCAGTACGTCCGCGAGCTCGAGGGTACGGCAGACGGGGCCCAGGTCGAGTTCCATAAG ctgtttctgctgcatcTGGACGAGATCCTGCCGGTTGCGGTCGATGGTACCAACAGCATCAATCAACCGATCGGTTGCTCCACGATCTGCGTGAACGAACCGGACTGC GAAATACTTGCTCACACCGAGGATGCACTGTCGGAGGTGCTGAACCACTACTACTTCGTGTCGGCGCACATCGTCTCCGATAGTCCGCAGGGTAAGTATAATGTGATCGAGGAGCGGTTCACCTCGCTGTGCTACGCCGGTCACCTGCCGGGCTACACGATGAACTACAACCACCACGGGCTGGTGTTCTCGATCAACACGCTCAGCGCCCGGTCGCTGGTCAGCGGCAAAACCC cccgCCACTTTATTACGCGAGCTCTGCTGTCGGCTGAGAACTTCATTCAAGCACAACAGATTCTGCGCGATAATGGTGTGGGTGCCGCCGATGGTTGCTCCATCAATATGACGTTCCTGAG acAGGAGGGTGACCGGTTGTTCCACAACGCCGAGATGGGCCCGGCGACGGTTGGCGCGGACCAGTCGCACCTGAACATCTTCACCGCCAGCCCGGGCGAGTCGATCATCCACGCGAACAAGTACCTCCGGCTGCCGGTACCGGAGATGACCGGGCTGATCATCGACTCGAGCATCGAGCGGATGAAGACGTTCGGGGGCTTCCAGGCACCGAAGACCGTACACGACGTGATCCGGATGCTGGGTGACACGAGCGCCCGGGATCACGCGGTGTTCCGCGAGAGCGGACCGAAGGACGTAATTAAGACGGTCTGTGTCGGCATCTTCGACTGCATCAAGCGCACCTGGACGCTCTACTCGGACAATCCCAAGTTCAATGCACCGCTCgtggtgctgccgctgacgCTGAGGGAGCACTAg
- the LOC125957815 gene encoding uncharacterized protein LOC125957815 yields MDYSALAASLLLFVALIGTSNAHECYVCSNQTGNTDKCLNTVRICEQGEDACLTEIRWGSTPYFSLGAQKQFYVSKRCAKKEICQRIRTKHMPYCTHIWYEDWTCSACCLGDRCNYYVISDAPAALTSSLMLLGSAMVVFVVRTVLHSSS; encoded by the exons ATGGATTACTCAGCGCTAGCGGCCTCGTTATTGCTTTTCGTAGCGCTGATCGGTACCT CTAATGCCCACGAATGCTACGTTTGCTCGAACCAAACCGGAAACACCGACAAGTGCCTTAATACGGTGCGCATCTGCGAGCAGGGCGAAGATGCCTGCCTCACCGAGATCAGGTGGGGTAGCACACCCTACTTCTCGTTGGGCGCCCAGAAGCAGTTCTACGTTTCGAAACGGTGcgcgaaaaaggaaatctGCCAGCGCATCAGGACCAAGCACATGCCCTACTGCACACACATCTGGTACGAGGACTGGACCTgctctgcttgctgcttgggTGATCGCTGCAACTACTACGTCATC AGTGATGCTCCCGCGGCGCTCACCTCCTCATTAATGCTGCTGGGATCCGCGATGGTCGTGTTTGTTGTTCGCACCGTTTTGCATTCTTCATCGTAA